The following nucleotide sequence is from Leucoraja erinacea ecotype New England unplaced genomic scaffold, Leri_hhj_1 Leri_965S, whole genome shotgun sequence.
TCCATGACATTGTCTATGACTACTTTACCCCCCACCAGCCCGTGACTCGGACTCTGACGATGACCAGGGAGAGACAGAGCTGACAGAAAGCTTCCCCTCCTCCGAAGCTCGATGGGAAATGTGCCGTCTGACCTCACGTACAGAGTGGGGTTTGGGGAAGAAGGTTATGATCTAGTGCAGTGGGCAGCCCATCTACTGAAGAATTGGGCGCCGTGATTTAGGTTAGCTCTCCGCGCGGGAACATGAACATGGAACAGGAAGAGTTGTGGATAGATTCTTCAGGCTTTCATGAGGTACTGATGTGGTACTTGGATGAGTAGCAGGGTGAAGGGTGTGGCAGCTAGCGGGTGATGATGGGGCAGCATTGAAGAAGCAAGGTGTGGTGTGAAAGGCTGTGCGAAGGTGAggcaggagaaggagggggaattACAAGAATGGATTGTTTCAGGGCTGAGTGAAACATTTGCTCCCTCTATTGGGAACAGTTGGAATTGTTATCATTTACTATTTGAATGTGAACAACTTTTTCACAACAGAAACTATTCCAGtgttttttccagcacttttcccAACCATTGGACCTCCCTTCAACCCCCCTGGTAACAGATTCTCATTATTTGCTACCTTTTGTATTAACAATGCCTGTTCCTTTACTTCCCCCAGTGTCTGAATTCGCTCCATGAACCCGGGCTTCGCCTCTTCTTTCTCAGACTGAATCATAAGATCAATGTAAGCTGGGGTGGATGATGGGTTTGGCCTCAGAGCTATTTCTTCAAGTCGTCTAATGCTGCCAGATAATTGATCAATCAGCGCCAGAACTGTGTACTGCACATCAGCAAACTCCTGCTTAAGTGATTCCATAACATTCTGTTGGCTCATCTTCGCACCATAGGCCTTCTCGTACTTTTCTTTCAGCTCACTGTATGTCCTCTTCTCCTTTTTCGTTACATAATCAAACTTGTACTTTTGGTTGAAGTGAACATTCCAGATGCACTTTAGTGGACAGATCCTACAGTTCCCTTGTCCGTCCATTGCCCAACAACCACGTTTACCACCATCGTTAGGAATGCCGCAGGGAAAGTGGCAGGTAAAGAAACATTTCTGACAATTGGTTATATAATTACCAGTCCCACTAATATCCTCCTTTACTGGATGTGTAACTTCAATCTCATAGTCAAAGTTTTTATTTGCATCCAGCTCGGTTTGGTGTTGGTTCAGAGCTTGTTCCGTTTTCCTGAGTTCTTCCAGTTTGGCGAGACCAACTCGGATCTGCTTCTGCAATCCCACCACTGCAACTTCCAGCTGCTTACGTTCCTTCAGAACCTCTCTGGTTAAACTCAAACTTTTGGTTTCCATTGTGTTCAGAGCGGTAAAGAATTTCTTCATACTATTTGCTCCCATCTTCCAAAACATTGCATCAAAGTTATCATCGTTCTCTCCCCCTGAAGTTGGACGCTGGGCAAAAATGGCTGAATTGTTAAACTTGAAGTGTACTGGCAGATCCGTACACTTGTCTATGGGACACGGTACCTCAGCTAATTTCAGGGCATCCAGGATGGGGGGAGGCTGTCCGTCTGCGAAAGTCACCAAGATCTGAATGTTTTCTGCAATATCTTTGCCAAAAATAGCAAGAATCGAATCAAAGACATATTTCTGTGTGTGAGTCAGGCGAGCCAGGGAGGCTTGAGCAACAAAACACACGGCATCAATCTGATCAACACCTTGTGGGGAAGAGAAGAATTCACGGATTTGCTCAGTGATCTGTTTATCCCGGCTGATGCCCCTGGTGTCACCGAATCCTGGTGTGTCAATGATCGTCAGGGAGTAATCGATGTTAAATCCTTTCTGATGGTGGAGCAGGTAGGCAGTGATGGAGGATGTCTGACTCTCAGCCTGGGATTTTCCTGTCTTTTCCGCTATTAACTTGTATCTGAAGTAGTCTCCCCATTCCACGCCCAAGATGTAGTTGATCATCCCATTGATGAGGGTTGTCTTTCCTGTGCCAGTTGCTCCCAGAACCATAATTGTCTTCATTGTATGTTTTGTAGTGGGTTTTCCGAAGGAGCATTTCACACACTGTTTGAATTCATCTGCTATCTCCTCCTGTAGTTTGAGCTTGTAAATGGAAGGGTTTCCTGTGGATATTAATTGTGTGTCTGTGCGAAGTTTCCGGGCTATTGTGATTGGTGTGTTTCCTATTTTTATTGAAACCTCCTCACTTGCTTCACTAGACCCTGTTTCTCCACAGTCAGCAGACACTCGGACTCGGTAGACGGTCGTGGGTTTCAGTCCCTCTAAACAATAGTGACATTGTGCGTCTGTTGTCTTAACTTCCTGCCATAATCCATCTTTCGTGTTTAAATTATCTGACGGTTCTTCCCTATATTCAATTCTGTACCGAAATATATTAACATCAGCTCCAATCTGACCTGGTCTGTCCCAGTGCAGTGTTGGGCTGGATGAACAATCCTGGACGACTGGTTTACCAGGTGGACTTGCTGGCTGGGTGATGCCCCTGTAGCTCTCACTAGCCTTGCTGACCCCGACCTTGGTCACTGCTCTGTATCGGAAGTGATACTCCTGGTGTGGCTGTAACCCAGGTATTGTGAAGGAGTGGCATTGATCAGGTGTATCCAGAATTGTCCATTCCTCCTGCTGGCTACCTCGGTACTCTACCTTGTAGCCCACAATCTCACCGGCACCAAATGTTGGTGGCTGTAACTGCAGAGTCACGCTGTCATGTGTTGTTCTACT
It contains:
- the LOC129695156 gene encoding LOW QUALITY PROTEIN: uncharacterized protein LOC129695156 (The sequence of the model RefSeq protein was modified relative to this genomic sequence to represent the inferred CDS: substituted 1 base at 1 genomic stop codon); the encoded protein is MSECLQLATLGRPFQLGMLYDCRSDALIPGVTLWDLQTLQSNLDRHDQPSTVFHIIASDSMEKKSNALNVSESLKVSFLGGLVEVKGSAKYLRDTKESEQQARVTLQYKATTKFEQLTMSHLGRQNITYPSVFDEGSATHVITAVLYGAQAFFVFDQMASSAENTQNIQGNMEVMIKRLPMIAIEGEASLEMTEEQSTQAEKFSCTFYGDFSLKNNPTTFKDAINICATLPHLLGPDGEHSVPVTVWLYPLNKLDTKAAQMVREISVGLVNRCQCVLEXLSEAVMRCNDLMKDNVAVQFPEIGDRILQFREKCLQYKLVFQRTLARVLPSIRGGGKEEGLLTDILKNREQSPFKHQSLTAWLDDKVWEMMVVGICLRIMKDIPVVKSRRELHEVLMDPVTDYVVCFTFTTLHQEDFYLTEAINYLRSLTAQKMETQPPVDGVCTKRQSDSWLNLPSVSQQMRKLSGSFLEFATANIADGKIKFAVGSVRDDSNIGASIYLYDGGCLENRCFVPPSQPEIPTSSRTTHDSVTLQLQPPTFGAGEIVGYKVEYRGSQQEEWTILDTPDQCHSFTIPGLQPHQEYHFRYRAVTKVGVSKASESYRGITQPASPPGKPVVQDCSSSPTLHWDRPGQIGADVNIFRYRIEYREEPSDNLNTKDGLWQEVKTTDAQCHYCLEGLKPTTVYRVRVSADCGETGSSEASEEVSIKIGNTPITIARKLRTDTQLISTGNPSIYKLKLQEEIADEFKQCVKCSFGKPTTKHTMKTIMVLGATGTGKTTLINGMINYILGVEWGDYFRYKLIAEKTGKSQAESQTSSITAYLLHHQKGFNIDYSLTIIDTPGFGDTRGISRDKQITEQIREFFSSPQGVDQIDAVCFVAQASLARLTHTQKYVFDSILAIFGKDIAENIQILVTFADGQPPPILDALKLAEVPCPIDKCTDLPVHFKFNNSAIFAQRPTSGGENDDNFDAMFWKMGANSMKKFFTALNTMETKSLSLTREVLKERKQLEVAVVGLQKQIRVGLAKLEELRKTEQALNQHQTELDANKNFDYEIEVTHPVKEDISGTGNYITNCQKCFFTCHFPCGIPNDGGKRGCWAMDGQGNCRICPLKCIWNVHFNQKYKFDYVTKKEKRTYSELKEKYEKAYGAKMSQQNVMESLKQEFADVQYTVLALIDQLSGSIRRLEEIALRPNPSSTPAYIDLMIQSEKEEAKPGFMERIQTLGEVKEQALLIQKVANNENLLPGGLKGGPMVGKSAGKNTGIVSVVKKLFTFK